The Cyanobacteriota bacterium genome segment AGCACGATCGCCTCAGTTGGGTAGGATTGAGAGAGAATGACATTGTAAAAATGACATTGTGAAAACAGTAGGGAACGATCGTGCTGGATTTGAAACTCATCCGAGAAGCACCAGAGCTAGTGCAGCAACGCCTAAATACCCGCAATGGCGACTATGACCTTCAACCGTTACTAGCGCTAGACAAACAACAGCGCGAAATGGAACAGCAGCGATCGCAGTTGCAAGCCCGCAGCAATGAAATTGGTAAGCTAGTGGGGCAACGCATTAAAGCTGGCAGCGACCCCAACGGTGAAGACATTCAAGCATTGCGAGAAGAGGGTAACCAACTCAAGCAAACTCTCAGTGACTTGGAACCGGCTGAAAAGCTGATAAAGTCCAAGATTGAAGCTATGCTGCTGACGTTTCCAAATCTGCCGAGCGAGACAACTCCCATTGGTGAGAACGAAACACACAATGTGGAAATACGACGGTGGGGAGATGAGTTTTTGCCAACCAGTCAAGACATTTTGCCCCATTACGAAATTGGGGAAAGGCTGGGGATCATCAATACCGAGCGAGCCACCAAGATTGCTCAGACTCGGTTTGTGGCGCTGTTTGGGGCTGGAGCAGCCTTAGAGCGGGCGTTGNNNNNNNNNNAAATTCAAGCGGGCTATACCGAGGTTTTGCCCCCATTCCTGATCAATAGTGCCTCTCTGACAGCCACAGGGCAACTGCCTAAATTTTCTGAGGAAAGCTTCAAATGCGATCAAGATGACCTATGGCTGACTCCAACAGCGGAAGTACCTGTAACTAATTTGTATCGAGACGAAATTCTGACGGCTGACCAGTTACCTATCTATCATTGCGCCTACACGCCTTGTTTTCGGCGAGAAGCAGGTAGCTACGGGCGAGACACAAGGGGGCTGATTCGTCTGCACCAGTTTAATAAGGTAGAACTGGTCAAGTTCGTGCACCCAGACACTTCTGAAGAGGAGCATCAGCGTCTAGTACGGGATGCTGAAGCTATTCTAGAAGCGTTGAAGTTGCCTTATCGCACGGTTGAACTCTGCACAGGGGACTTAGGCTTCGGTGCTGCCAAATGTTACGACCTAGAGGTCTGGTTACCCTCAGCCGGAACGTATCGAGAAATTTCCAGTTGCTCCAACTTTATGGACTTTCAGGCGCGCCGAGCCAATATTCGCTTCAAGGAGCCAGGGCAAAAGGGCACGCGCTTGGTTCACACCCTGAATGGCTCTGGCTTGGCTGTGGGCCGCACAATGGCAGCTATTTTAGAAAACTACCAGCGACCCGATGGTACAGTCCGCATTCCAGACGTGCTGCAACCTTACCTGGGTCGGGATACCTTGTAAGCCTGAGGGGAGCTTATGATGATTTTAACAAAGCGACTACCTGCTGATATTCACCACAAGGCTGACCATCGGCTATCCCTCACAGCCGACGATCGTACCCGCGCCCGTCATCGGTTCCAAACGGAGGATGGTGAAGATGTGTTCTTAGACCTGCCTAGGGGGACTGTTGTGCAACATGGAGATTTACTGCAAACCCAAGCTGGCGATCGTACAGTTTTGGTGATAGCTAAGCCAGAACCTGTGCTGACAGTAACAGCTCCTACTCATCTAGCATTACTACGGGCAGCCTATCACCTAGGTAACCGTCATGTGCCCTTAGAGGTGACGGCAACCTATTTGCGCCTGTCCCCAGACCCAGTATTGCAGGCAATGCTAGAGCAGATGGGGTTAACAGTCGCGCATGAGGTTCAGCCCTTTCAACCAGAAGTTGGAGCTTACAGTTCATCCCATCACCATTCCCATAACCATACTAGCCATCATCATTCTCATGGCAGTCATCGCGATCGTCATTCTAGTCACACGCTCGAATGAACACTAGACAGTTACTCTAGGGTCATTGCCCTAGGGCTATAACTGCTTATCTGACAAGGAATAGAGAGAATTCACTCAGAGTTTGATGAAAGACTATGCGCGACCGATGGTTGATTATTGTCAACCGTGCTAGGGTGCGCCTCTAATGGGGATAGCTGCCGTTGAGCATTGAGTAGGCCAGTTTGGCTACCACAGAGTAGGAGGCGATCGCCTGCTTGCAGTTCTACTGTACCTTCTGGCAGTTGAATGAACCGTCCTTCTCGTCGAAGGGCTTGAATTTTAACTCCATCCCCATTCTCTTGGGAATCTGTCCAGTTCAACGCCGAGATAGGTTTGCCAATTACTGGACTGTTAGCAGCTATAGTAATCCACTGGCATGAGGCACTGTTAGTAGGGATTGCTACCCGACCACTAGCAAGCTCAGCAAAAGCAGAAAACTCACTAGGTTCGCCAACCACCAGTAGCCGATCGCCCTCTTCGAGGACAGTGGATCCAGTAGGATAGTCTAGCTCGTCGCCGTTCGTGCGCTGAATGGCCACCAAGCTTACGCCTGTTAATTCTCGCATATTGGACTCTGCTAAGGTCATGCCTGTCAATGGAGACTCAACTGGCAAGTTAAACCAGTAGTTAGGCATATCCTGAGTGGCGATGCGTACTTCACGAGAAACTTCTGTGGCGGGTCGATCCGGGCGTAACGCCAAGTAGTGACTGCTACGAATTGCTTGCACTTCGGCTTGTAGGTCAGCCATGGGCACACCCATACCGCTTAGCAAGTGCGTAGACAGTTCTAGGCTAGCTTCAAATTCTGGCTGCACAACTTCTCGTGCTCCTAATTGATAGAGCAACTCAATATCTCGGTTTTGGCTAGCACGCACTACCACATCGAGTTTAGGAGCAAGTTCTAAGGAGCGTTTGAGGCAAAGGCGTGTGCTCATAGAATCTGGCAAGACGATCGCCATGCCCTGGGCAGTATCTACCCCTGCTTTTTCTAGTACGGGTAGGCTAGCCGCGTTGCCATACACATAGGGAATCTTAGCTTGCCGTAGTTTTTGAATGGCTTGCTCTGATTGGTCAATCACCACTACAGGATAGTTATGGGATTGCAGTAGCTGCACGATCGTCTGGCCAACACGACCATAACCGCATACCACCACATGGTTACGGGCTGGCAACTCTGTAGCAGTCTCCAAAGGCAGGCTAGAACTATCCAAATAATGCCGCAACCAAGGCACTGACTCAGCCCAAAGTAGCAATTGGGGGATTAACCGCAACACAAATGGAGTGACCACCAACGTGACTGCCGTCGTCCCCAAAATGAGTAGGTAAACTCGGCGAGACACTAGTCCTAAGGCTTGCCCCTTGCTAGCTAACACAAAGGAAAATTCTCCTATTTGGGCCAGACCTAGACCACTAATAATGGCTGTTTTCCATGAGTAGCGGAACAGAGTAACTAGGGGAGCAATAATGATGAACTTGCCGACTAGGACTAGGGCTACCAAGCCGAGGATAAGTTCGAGGTTATTCCACAGGAACAGAGGATCAATCAACATGCCGATCGCCGCAAAGAATAGGCTGGCACATACATCGCGAATTGGTTCCACGTAGGCAAGGGTCTGGTCAGCGTATTCCACCTCAGAAATCATCAGCCCTGCCACAAAGGCACCCATTTCTACCGATAGTCCCAAGTATTCGGTCAGCAGTGCAATACTGAGACATAATGCCACTACGCCCAACAGAAACAACTCCCGGCTTTCGGTGCGGGCAAGGAAGCGCAACAATGGGGGGACTATCCAGATGCCGACGGCGATCGCCCCAGCCGCAAACAAGCCCGTGCGCACCACTGCCCATCCCAGAGCCGTGCCAATTTGATCAATAGGCTGATCGAGAGCAGGGAGTACAGCTAGCATCAACCCCAGTGCTAAGTCCTGAACGATCAGAATCCCCAGCATCACTTGTCCATGGGAGGTTTCTGTTTCATGCCGCTCCATCAAGCTCTTAAGGACAACGGCAGTAGACGATAGGGAGAGAATAGCACCAAGAAACACACCCTGAGCCGCAGAGGTAACCCAGCCAATCCACAGCGATACTAAGGCAGTGATGGCGATCGTGAGGACAATTTGCAACGTACCGCCACCAAGGGCTATCCGTCGTACTTTTTGCAGTTCTCCTAGGGAAAACTCTACTCCTAGGGCAAACAACAAAAATGCCACACCCAACTGAGCCAATGTTTCTACCTGTACCAGTTCCTTAATTAGCCCTAGCCCAGCAGGCCCAACTACAATGCCCCCCAGTAAGTAGCCCAACAAGACTGGCTGGCGGAAAAGAGCAGCAACCAGTCCACCAATTGCTGCCGCCGTCAGCACCGTTACCAAATCAACAATCAAGCGAAAATCTTCCTGCACAAACACTCCCTAAGGATGTCAAAAAACGTTGCACTTACTTGAATGTAGCGTGTTCAACAGCGTTACAACTGACGTTTTGCCTAGGTTGAGTTGGGATCATGTCCCATTAAATCTCTAGTGTAATTTGGCTGGAGAGGATTAGTATATCAGCTTCTCAGAAATGCCCTATGCCCATCTCAGCAGTCAAGATACTATCGTTGATATGATAGTAAAGATGCTGTTCAACGGTAACTTTTGTGTTTTCAACTCTCATCGCTGACTTCCGCATTATTTTTGAGCGTGATCCGGCTGCCCGCAATTGGTTAGAGGTGTTATTTTGCTATCCGGGCTTGCAAGCACTTGTCATGCATCGAATTGCTCACTGGTTATATCGCTTGGGCTTGCCCTTTGTGCCTCGACTAATTTCCCATGTGGCTCGCTTTATTACGGGAATTGAGATTCACCCTGGGGCGACGATCGGCACTGGAGTATTCATCGACCACGGTATGGGGGTTGTGATTGGTGAAACTGCCGTTGTGGGAGATTATAGCCTGATTTACCAGGGCGTAACCCTAGGCGGTACGGGCAAAGAGAGTGGTAAACGTCACCCTACCCTAGGAGAAAACGTAGTGGTTGGTGCTGGAGCCAAGGTTTTGGGTAATATTCTCATTGGTAATAACGTCCGCATTGGTGCTGGCTCTGTAGTGCTGCGAGATGTACCCTCAGATTGCACAGTGGTTGGTGTTCCAGGTCGGATTGTCTTTCGCTCTGGTGTGCGAGTTGACCCTCTGGAGCACGGACGTTTGCCCGACTCCGAGGCTCAGGCTATCCGTGCCCTTGTGGATCGCATTGAGGCGCTAGAGCAGCAGGTACAAGCGTTACAAGCGCAGCCGCAATCTGTGCCTGTGACTACGATCAACCAACTAGAGCGCCTAATGACAGCACCCTGTTCATTGGTAGCTGACAACACAGTGGGTTCAGCCAGTGATCGCCCCCCCAATAGCTGCCGACTGCGCGATCGTGCCATTGAAGAGTTTCTCGATGGCAGCGGCATCTAACCGATAGAGTAACAACCGTAGGCATAGCCAGTAATGACTGACCGAGTAGATGCTAGTTCCCTAGGCCAACCGGTAACTGCCCAGATGCTAACGACCATGGGAATGGACTGGGAAAGACTTAGGGATCTATCAGGGGGATTAGCAGAGTTTGAGTTAGAGTTGCTGGCAATGTTTGTGGAAGATACCCAGTTGCACGTCGATGCTGCTAAGGCAGCAATTAAAACCCAAAACTTTACACAGCTAGGCCGTGAGGCGCACCAAATCAAAGGTGCTAGTGCCAATGTTGGCGCAATTCCTATGCAGCAAGCGGCTGCCCAGCTAGAGCAACAAGCTAAGCAGCAAGCCCTTGATCGGGTTGATGAACTCCTAGCAACTCTGCAAGCTTGGCTGATGGCTCTTCGCACCTACGTGCAGCAGACCAATACTCCTACCTGACCCTGGCACCACGATAGCGAATTTGTCGCTGGAGAGCATAGCTCTGAGCAAACTGGGGAATGTCACCCTTGTGACCCAACACGATTACTGTATCACCTGGATTGAGTTTCATGTTGTCCGGGGGTGAAGTCACCATGTTGCCATCCGCCTGGCGCACAGCCACCACAATGAAGTTACCCCTACCTCGCACTTCCACATTACTCACGGTTCCCCCTGCCAGACTGGACGTTGGCGTAATTTCCAACTCATCCATCCGCAAGCCAAACTGGGATAGTAGTTCGTTTAAGGTGCTGCCACCATCATTGCGATCGAGAAAATCTAAGGTCGCCGGGTGGGTAATCAAGTGGGACATTCGCATCGCTCCGATCGTCGCAGGCAACACTACATGATCAGCACCCGCCAAACGCAGCTTTTTCTCCGTTGAGGGATATTCTCCCCGCGCCAAAATTTGCAGATTGGCGTTCATTTCCCTAGCCGTAAGGGTAATGAACACATTGTCAGCATCACTAGGTAACACAGTTGCCAACACCCGCGCGCGCCGAATACCCACGGCATCTAGAGCCATCTCATCCGTAGCACTACCTGTATAAACCAAATAGCCTAGTTCTTCAGCTTCAGTCACCCGTTCAGGGTTGTTATCTAAAACCACGAACGGCATTCGGGCTGTCTTCAACTTGCTGCACAGAATTTGCCCCATGCGTCCAAACCCACAGACAATCACATGGTCTTCTAGCAACTCAATTTCACGGATCATCCGTCTTACCTCCAATGCTTGCTTAATTTCGCCCTCAGTCAGCAATTGGACAAAGCCCCCCACCATGTAGACAACAGAGACACTGCCTGCAACAATTACAAAAATCGTAAACACACGTAGGGCTGGTGAGGTAATTGGACGCACTTCACCAAACCCCACGCCAAAGACTGTGATAATGACCATGTAAACCGCATCTAGGAATGACCAGCCTGCAATCACATAGCCCGCTACAGCAACCACTACGGTAATCGTGAAGCAGATAGCACCAGCAATAATGTTTTGAGTTGGCTTAGAGACCTGATGCTTGGGTGAAGCTGCTGGCAGGGGGGCAAGAGCGTCATTATAGGATGCAGCGATAGATTGCTTAGATTTACGGCTCACAGAAAATTACAAAACCTCAGTAAGAGCAAGGAAGGTAACAAACCATAGATTCTTTTTCATACATACTGGATCAACAAACAGATTAGCGGTAGTGTTACTAACAAATCGATACTCTCCTGGCTACGGATGACACCTACACTCCTAGGTCGCTGGCAAACTCGTTGGTTTTTAACGGTGATTGTTGGCCTTCCCATCACTCTTCCCTTTGCCTTAGGACTCCTAGGCACTGGTACTAGCTGGCATTTCATCTATATCTTGGGGTACATGGCCTTGTTCGGCATCGGCTGGGATGTGATGTACCAATACCTGCAATCATTTCGCTGGGATCATGACTGGCCAGGAATTTTGCAACTTTTAGCTGGCATCTGGGAAGGCTTGGTACTGGGGGTCATTGCGATGACGATCGGTCTTCCCGGCCTTCCCCAGCCTTTTATTTTGTCTCACTTTATACTGCACTACAGCTTAGTCTGGTTGGGTATCTACAGTGCCAGCCAGACCCTGATGCGCGTTCTCTTTCCCCATTGGCGCTTTCAAGGAGGACAACTTTGGAAATAATAGCCATCTACTAGCAAACAAGTGCACATAGAAAACACATAGAAAACAGGTGCACACAGAGCAGAACCAGAACCCTCTGCGGTGGCTCGTGATAGCATGGTCAGATATGTAGGGTAATGATAATGCTGGCTCGACAAGATCTCCTGAAGGGCATTGAAAACCGGGACACGATCGTCCGTATTTTGGACTACGTTGATCAGGCAATTAAAACTTGGGAGGTAGTCGTATCGGACTTTTTGTCACCCCTAGAACTGGTGGAGGCGCAGTCTGTGTTTAAGCGATTGACCGATGTGCACCTGCTAGCCTGGGGTGGCTATCCCCAAGCAGAGCGACAGCGGGTAGCAATTGCTCGCTCAGAGCTACTGCTAGACCCATCGCAAGTGATGGTTACTGCTTTGGAAATCAGTGGTAACTTTTTGTTTGATGCAGCCACCCATCGAGACTTCTTAGGAGCCTTACTGGGCACAGGCATCGTGCGGGAGAAAGTAGGCGATATCCTGGTGCAAGGAGAGCGTGGTGCCCAAGCGATCGTAGTACCTGAATTAGTAGAGTTTCTCGCTATGAACTTGACCCAGGTGCGATCGGTTCCTGTAAACGTCCGCCCCATACCCCTAGATGAGCTAAAAATTCGTGAACCGAAAACAAAGGCAATCACAACCGTAGAGGCATCCTTACGGCTAGATGCAGTAGCGTCAGCAGGCTTTGGCATTTCTCGCAGCAAAATGGTAGATTTAATCACCGCTGGTGATGTGCGGGTGAATTGGAAAGACGTTACCGAAGCCAAATATCAGATAAAACCCGGTGATTTGATTGCCATCCGAGGTAAGGGCCGCGTTGAGGTAGGCGAGATTATGCTTACCAAGAAGGAACGCTATCGGATAGAGATGGTTCGCTATGTTTGAAGGCGGTTCATTAGGAGTGAGTGAAGCTGACGGCGACCATGCCATTGGCAACCGTAGGAATCAATACAATTTATCCTTGATGATGCCTCAGAGTCCTGAAGTTGTCCTGGTTTCAACAGTTTGTCTACTCAGACACCCAACTACTGCGCCATGCAGCTTCAGCATTGGCAACCGCTAGTTCTCGTTGTACTTTTTGATAGTCTTGCTCTAAAGCCTTGAGTTGCAGGATAGTTTCCCGCAGTCGGTTGCGCCATGACATCACACTACTGTCTACAAACTCAATTTCCGACAAACGCATCTGCACGGCCATGATTCTAAGCGGAGGAATGACGGTAGTTCCTGATGACTTGGGCTTTTCTGACTTTTGGTTAGAGCTATTGTCCTCAGTGGGCAATTCGATCGCCTCTACAGTCAGACTCAACAAGTTAGGGGGGCCTGCTGCCATTGTTTCAAAGGCTTCCGCTTTGGCAGCAGCTTCTAGCACTGGCTCTGGGAAATATTTAGGCAAGATTCCAGACTCTTGCAAGAGGTGGTTCACCTGCCTAGACAGATGCCGTAACATCTCAGCGATAGCTTGCTCTATCGACTCATGCCAGTGGAGTAAAGCCGTTGGGGGCGATCGTCGTGGTCTAGAGAACCGCAGCGAGTTTTGTAATGACTCTGACGCAGATTGCCCTGCATCAGGCTGTGTCAACCCAGATGAGGGCTGACCTTCATCCGCATTTGGGGATGCTTGGGAAACTCCTCTAGATAGGAATGCCAGCACTTGCGCCAATGGTACCGGATCCATTTTTTTCTGTTCAACCTGTTCTGATGACGGGTTATGTTGACCATCGTCACGGCTTAGCAACTCTGACAACTGAGCCTGCCCTTGCTTGGCTACCTGTTGCAAGGCCTGCTGGAACTGTTGACGCTGGGCTAGGGAGAGCGACAAAAATTGCTCAGGATAACCCTGGGTACAAATCTGGTATGCAGCGCCAATCAACTGCTGCTTAACAGCTTGACCTAGAACAGTCAGGTAATTGCTGTAGGTCTCATGCAAAGTCTGACCAATTGCAGCAAGCCGCTCATTCAACCTAGCTAAATCGTGCTCAATTTGCTCGACGTTTCGCGCCATGACTATCCGACCTATTCACAACTTGGCAACTTAGTCAGGTCATGACCCGACAATCACTACTCAGCAGTGTTTTCTGGAGGTTGCTCAACCCCTTCACCTAAAACAAACCGGACGAAGCGGCGCACTTGAATGTTTTCCCCCAGCTTAGCGATCGTGCTCTTCACCAAGTCATCAACCGTAATATTCTGATCCCGAACATAGGGTTGATCTAACAGGCACATTTCCTTCAAGCGTTTCTCAATTCGGCCCTGGACAATTTTCTCCTTGACGTTAGCGGGTTTGCCTGCTAAATCATCTCGCCCCATTTCGATTTCCTTTTCCTTAGCCACAACATCTTCAGGGATGTCATCTACCTTGACGTACTCAACATTAGGGCAAGCAGCAATTTGCATGGCAACGTTTTTCACCAGTGCCATAAACTCCTCATTGCGGGCTACAAAGTCAGTTTCACAGTTGACTTCTACCAAAACCCCAACCCGACCACCTGTATGGATATAGCTGCCAATCTGACCTTCCATGGCAACTCGTCCACCTACTTTGTCAGCTTTGGCTAGCCCCTTCTTACGTAGCCATTCTTTTGCCTTTGCGACATCGCCACCAGACTCTGCTAGCGCCTTTTTGCAATCCATCATGCCAGCGTTGGTCTCGTCGCGCAGTTGTTTGACCAATTTTGCCGATATTTCAGCCATGTTACCTTTTATTCCTACTTCACCAGGTTGACAAGTTGCTGCAAGCGTCAGCCAATAATATTCGGGCCATTTCCACCAGTTTTGGGAAACAATCCTTGTTCATTCTCTATCATATTAGCCCCGTTGCAACCGTGGTTTCAAAAATGCCGATCGCTGCATTATGAACAATGCTTAACACTACGATGGTGTCGATTCAAGGCAAAATGATTCTTCAGATGCAGAGATCAAGCCTGACATTCTCAATCGTATGGTTTAAGTCCTGCCAAGATGACATCTGAGTCCTCTGAAGTCTGAGTCACTTCAAAGCAACTATCTATACAAAGCCTTTATGAATATTGCTGTTGTTGGTCTGAGCCATAAAACGGCTCCTGTGGAAGTCCGAGAAAAGTTAAGTATCCCTGAACATCAACTAGGGCAAGCGATCGCTCATCTCTGTAGCTATCCCCATGTGATGGAGGTAGCTGTACTAAGCACGTGCAATCGCCTAGAAATTTACTGCGTCGTGACTGAGACAGAGCTAGGCGTGCGCGAAGTTACTCAATTCTTAGCAGAACACAGCAAACTGCCTACCCAAGTTTTACGGCCTCACCTGTTCGTGTTGTTGCATCAAGATGCTGTTATGCACGTCATGCGAGTTGCCTCAGGGCTAGATAGCCTGGTACTGGGCGAGGGACAAATTCTTTCTCAGGTGAAAGAAGCTCACAAGCATGGCCAGAAATGCAATGGGGTTGGTCGGATATTAAACGAACTGTTCAAGTGTGCGATCGCAGCAGGCAAGCGTGTTCGCACTGAAACTGGCATTGGTACGGGCGCAGTTTCTATTAGCTCTGCTGCGGTCGAGCTAGCTCAACAGCAAGTGGCCTCCTTGCCAGCAGAGTCTTTGGAATTTTGCCGTATTGCTATCATCGGTGCCGGTAAAATGTCCCGACTGTTAGTCCAGCATCTCTTAGCCAAGGGAGCGCAATGGATCACGATCCTCAATCGCTCTATAGAACGGGCAAACGATTTAGTGACTCAGTTCAGTGGTGAACATAGCCATGTTTCCCTACGAGCCTTGCCCCTGACGGATATGATGACCGTAGTGGCAGAGTCTGACTTGGTATTTACCAGCACTGCTGCTACGGAACCAATTTTATGTCGAGCCAACCTAGAACCAGTCTTAACTCGCCCCTTAATGCTGGTGGATATTTCCGTTCCCCGCAATGTGGCTGGCGATGTAAAGGATATTGCACAAGTGCGAGCCTTTGATGTAGACGATCTCAAGGCTGTGGTGGCTCAAAATCAGGAAAGTCGCCGCCAGATGGCTATGGCCGCAGAAGCATTGTTGGAAGAGGAGCTTACCCTCTTTGATGCATGGTGGCAGTCCTTAGAAACTGTACCGACGATTAATCGACTGCGTGAGAAGATTGAAACAATTCGCTGCCAAGAGCTAGAAAAGGCTCTATCTCGTCTTGGCCCAGAGTTTGGTGGCAAGAACCAAGCCGTGATTGAAGGTCTCACTAAGGGAATTATCAATAAAATTCTCCATGACCCCATGGTGCAATTGCGGGCACAACGAGATATCGAGGCGCGACGACGGGCGATGCAAGCCTTACAGACGCTGTTTAACCTTGACCTTGACTCTACGGAGCAATACAGCCAATGACGCAGTTTGTGTTGAATCTGTCTGACGGATCAGTGTCCTTTAGTTTCAGTGCCGAGGCGGCTAGGGAATTGCGTGCTGCGATCGCTCAACTCATGGCTAGCTTGAAAACAACGGCTGCTGCTAAAGCTAGTGGTGCCAGCAAGCCTAGCCCCCAGCCAGTGATGGAGTATCGCCACGTGGGTGACGTATTTTTAGAGTTGTTTTGTAACCCCAATATTTGGTCAAGTCCTTTTGCAGCAAAGGTGCTTGTGACTCTGAGGGACGATCGTATCCGCTTGACGACCGAAGTCGAGTTAACCCGACTCACCGACGACCTCAATCAATTTCTCGACCAGTGCGGCTAAGCCACTCGTACTAAGCTACTTCTGTAAAACTGCTAAGCATACAATAAGCATACAAATAAAGTAAAGTAGCGGAGATACCCTGCCAGAGCATCTCCGCCATAGGTGCCGAACTGTTAACGAAAACACCAACCTAGCGATCGCGAGACATCAGAATTAGTTGCACCAGTTGCAACACCGAATACAAGGCAGTAGCCACATAGGTCCACGCCGCTGCTTGCAGCACCTGTTGAGCTGCGTGATTTTCTTGTCCTTGCAAGATCCCTAGTTCATCGATTAGCCGCAAGGCACGGTTGGAAGCATCAAACTCCACAGGCAGCGTTACCAAGTGAAATAAAATCACGCTGGCAAAAAGGGTAATGCCAAGGTTGATGAACAGGCTAGAAATTGCTCCA includes the following:
- a CDS encoding serine--tRNA ligase produces the protein MLDLKLIREAPELVQQRLNTRNGDYDLQPLLALDKQQREMEQQRSQLQARSNEIGKLVGQRIKAGSDPNGEDIQALREEGNQLKQTLSDLEPAEKLIKSKIEAMLLTFPNLPSETTPIGENETHNVEIRRWGDEFLPTSQDILPHYEIGERLGIINTERATKIAQTRFVALFGAGAALERAL
- a CDS encoding cation:proton antiporter; translation: MQEDFRLIVDLVTVLTAAAIGGLVAALFRQPVLLGYLLGGIVVGPAGLGLIKELVQVETLAQLGVAFLLFALGVEFSLGELQKVRRIALGGGTLQIVLTIAITALVSLWIGWVTSAAQGVFLGAILSLSSTAVVLKSLMERHETETSHGQVMLGILIVQDLALGLMLAVLPALDQPIDQIGTALGWAVVRTGLFAAGAIAVGIWIVPPLLRFLARTESRELFLLGVVALCLSIALLTEYLGLSVEMGAFVAGLMISEVEYADQTLAYVEPIRDVCASLFFAAIGMLIDPLFLWNNLELILGLVALVLVGKFIIIAPLVTLFRYSWKTAIISGLGLAQIGEFSFVLASKGQALGLVSRRVYLLILGTTAVTLVVTPFVLRLIPQLLLWAESVPWLRHYLDSSSLPLETATELPARNHVVVCGYGRVGQTIVQLLQSHNYPVVVIDQSEQAIQKLRQAKIPYVYGNAASLPVLEKAGVDTAQGMAIVLPDSMSTRLCLKRSLELAPKLDVVVRASQNRDIELLYQLGAREVVQPEFEASLELSTHLLSGMGVPMADLQAEVQAIRSSHYLALRPDRPATEVSREVRIATQDMPNYWFNLPVESPLTGMTLAESNMRELTGVSLVAIQRTNGDELDYPTGSTVLEEGDRLLVVGEPSEFSAFAELASGRVAIPTNSASCQWITIAANSPVIGKPISALNWTDSQENGDGVKIQALRREGRFIQLPEGTVELQAGDRLLLCGSQTGLLNAQRQLSPLEAHPSTVDNNQPSVAHSLSSNSE
- the cysE gene encoding serine O-acetyltransferase; protein product: MFSTLIADFRIIFERDPAARNWLEVLFCYPGLQALVMHRIAHWLYRLGLPFVPRLISHVARFITGIEIHPGATIGTGVFIDHGMGVVIGETAVVGDYSLIYQGVTLGGTGKESGKRHPTLGENVVVGAGAKVLGNILIGNNVRIGAGSVVLRDVPSDCTVVGVPGRIVFRSGVRVDPLEHGRLPDSEAQAIRALVDRIEALEQQVQALQAQPQSVPVTTINQLERLMTAPCSLVADNTVGSASDRPPNSCRLRDRAIEEFLDGSGI
- a CDS encoding potassium channel protein; this translates as MIAGAICFTITVVVAVAGYVIAGWSFLDAVYMVIITVFGVGFGEVRPITSPALRVFTIFVIVAGSVSVVYMVGGFVQLLTEGEIKQALEVRRMIREIELLEDHVIVCGFGRMGQILCSKLKTARMPFVVLDNNPERVTEAEELGYLVYTGSATDEMALDAVGIRRARVLATVLPSDADNVFITLTAREMNANLQILARGEYPSTEKKLRLAGADHVVLPATIGAMRMSHLITHPATLDFLDRNDGGSTLNELLSQFGLRMDELEITPTSSLAGGTVSNVEVRGRGNFIVVAVRQADGNMVTSPPDNMKLNPGDTVIVLGHKGDIPQFAQSYALQRQIRYRGARVR
- the tsf gene encoding translation elongation factor Ts codes for the protein MAEISAKLVKQLRDETNAGMMDCKKALAESGGDVAKAKEWLRKKGLAKADKVGGRVAMEGQIGSYIHTGGRVGVLVEVNCETDFVARNEEFMALVKNVAMQIAACPNVEYVKVDDIPEDVVAKEKEIEMGRDDLAGKPANVKEKIVQGRIEKRLKEMCLLDQPYVRDQNITVDDLVKSTIAKLGENIQVRRFVRFVLGEGVEQPPENTAE
- the ureE gene encoding urease accessory protein UreE, translating into MMILTKRLPADIHHKADHRLSLTADDRTRARHRFQTEDGEDVFLDLPRGTVVQHGDLLQTQAGDRTVLVIAKPEPVLTVTAPTHLALLRAAYHLGNRHVPLEVTATYLRLSPDPVLQAMLEQMGLTVAHEVQPFQPEVGAYSSSHHHSHNHTSHHHSHGSHRDRHSSHTLE
- a CDS encoding Hpt domain-containing protein, producing the protein MTDRVDASSLGQPVTAQMLTTMGMDWERLRDLSGGLAEFELELLAMFVEDTQLHVDAAKAAIKTQNFTQLGREAHQIKGASANVGAIPMQQAAAQLEQQAKQQALDRVDELLATLQAWLMALRTYVQQTNTPT
- the serS gene encoding serine--tRNA ligase produces the protein IQAGYTEVLPPFLINSASLTATGQLPKFSEESFKCDQDDLWLTPTAEVPVTNLYRDEILTADQLPIYHCAYTPCFRREAGSYGRDTRGLIRLHQFNKVELVKFVHPDTSEEEHQRLVRDAEAILEALKLPYRTVELCTGDLGFGAAKCYDLEVWLPSAGTYREISSCSNFMDFQARRANIRFKEPGQKGTRLVHTLNGSGLAVGRTMAAILENYQRPDGTVRIPDVLQPYLGRDTL
- a CDS encoding photosystem II S4 domain protein, whose protein sequence is MLARQDLLKGIENRDTIVRILDYVDQAIKTWEVVVSDFLSPLELVEAQSVFKRLTDVHLLAWGGYPQAERQRVAIARSELLLDPSQVMVTALEISGNFLFDAATHRDFLGALLGTGIVREKVGDILVQGERGAQAIVVPELVEFLAMNLTQVRSVPVNVRPIPLDELKIREPKTKAITTVEASLRLDAVASAGFGISRSKMVDLITAGDVRVNWKDVTEAKYQIKPGDLIAIRGKGRVEVGEIMLTKKERYRIEMVRYV